The Methanobrevibacter millerae genome includes the window ACTTTCTTTCCACGAATAATAATCACTTCTTAGATATATTAATACATCTTAAAGATTCAAGCACAATATCTTCTGTTGAAGGGAATTTTGCTTTTCCTTCATCCATAACCGGAGGCATGAAATAAGCAGAACCTTCAGATTTAATTTTTTCAATATTATCTTCAATGGCTCTGAACATAGAATCATGCATTGAAGGAACAAATAAAATAGGAGTATCATGTCCATATGCAGTAATCAATAATGTGGAAATAGGATTATCAGCTATTTTATATGCAAATTTACTTATAGTATTTGCAGTAGCAGGGGCAACAAGAACCAAATCTTCCTGAGAATATTTGACATGTTCAATTTTTCCAGTCAGTTCAGTGACAACATCATTTCCCGTAGCAAATTCCATGGAATTTGGATGTAATATTTCACAAGCAGCCTCACTCATGAAACATTTTACTTCCTGACCTTGTCTTCTAAATTCTCTTGCCACCTTAACCGCCTGACTAGCGGCAACACTACCAGTAACACATAAAACAATCATGAAATACCTCAAAAATGAAAAATTAGTTGAATTGAATATGGCTCATAATATAATCTGCAGCCGCCAAGTTCGCTTCATACTTATCAACAGGAGCACTATACATTATGACATAAGCCTGATTACCTTTTTCAAACCATAAAGCCTTATGCTCTTTTACAAGACCATTACTGGAACTTGAAGTGTAAATATATTCTAATGCCTTATCATTATTTACAGCCACTTCACCTGAAGAAACCAGGGAAAAAGACTTATCTGCTTGAATGTTAGTATATGATTTATTAACAAATGAATTGAAGTCACCTGAAAATTCTTTTTTCTCAACATTAATATTGACCTGACCAACTTCAAGATTATCTACAGCACTTTTTTTAGAAATTGCAATAATAGAGTTATTAGAAGTCGCTTGAGACAATACCCAGTTTGAAGGGTAATTAACAGTAACTCCACCTTTTGACATGGTTTGCATAGTCACAGTTTCATTTGAAGCAGAACTAGAACTACTATGACTAACATCAACATTATTAAAAATAATGTATCCGAATACTGCAATAACAACTACAAGTATTACAACACCAATTATCGTAATTTTTTTCATAAATTCACCATAAATAAAATATTATGTAGGAGCTGCGCCCCCACCTTCGGAACTACTTCCACCTTGAGAACTACCTCCACCTTGAGAACTACTTCCACTATCAGAACTACTTCCACCATTATAAGATCCGGAACCAGAAGAACTGGAACTGGAACTAGAACTAGAACTAGACGAAGTATCCGTAGTAGTCTGTATTTGAGTGTTAGTAGCAGATGAAGAACTAGTATTAGATGCAGTATTATTGGATGCAGTGGCATTTACATTAATATCAGCTACATCAGGAAATGCTGTGTCAGTGACAATAGCTGAAGCATTGGTATCTGCAAAAGATGCAAAATCAAAAGAGAATACACCAAATCCAGCACCAACAGTAAAACCAAGAGCTAAAATTAAAATAGCTAAAAGTTTAAAAGTTCCGGAATCCATAGGAGCTTTTTCTTCTATTTGCTTATCTCCTTTCTTTGGATTAATAATATACTTTTGAACTAAATCCTCTTCTTCTTTTTTTTCATTTCTTGTAATTTTTTTATTTTTAGGAGAATCAGAAGGCTTACCTTGCATAGATCTAATTCTATTAGTGGCTTCTCTAGCATCTAAAGCATTTAACCGATCTTCATATTTAGAACGGAAATAAACATATTTTTCTCTAGATATTTTTCCATGAGCATAATCAGACTCTAAACTATCCATGATTTGCAAAAGTTTATCTCTATCATTAGACATGCCAACCCTCCTTAATTAATTTAATATTATTAATTATATTAAAACATTAATTTATAGTTTACCTAAATTCTGGATAAGAACCCAATACTTTAAAAAAATAAGTATCATCATCTATGTCCATGATAATTTTTTTAATAATATCATCCTTATAATGACCATAAAAATCTACAAAGAACAAATATTTACCCAAACCCTGCTTAGACGGTCTTGATTCAATTTTAGTTAAGTTAATATTATATTTTTCAAATATGCCCAGTATATTATACAAAGCACCAGGATGGTCTTCATAAATTGAAAAAATAATGGATGTTTTGTCATTACCTGTAGGAGCAGTCTCTTCTTTTGATAAAACTACAAAACGAGTGGCATTGTTATCGATATCCTGAATATTAGATTCAAGAATTTCCAAATCATAGAGTTCTGCACTTTTAACATGCCCTATTGCTGCTTTAGATTTATCTCCCACAATACTTTTTGCGGCACTGGCTGTACTGACCGTGTAATGAGGTTGAAGGCTATGTTTACTAATAAAACTTTGACATTGAGAAATAGCTT containing:
- a CDS encoding PsbP-related protein, which encodes MKKITIIGVVILVVVIAVFGYIIFNNVDVSHSSSSSASNETVTMQTMSKGGVTVNYPSNWVLSQATSNNSIIAISKKSAVDNLEVGQVNINVEKKEFSGDFNSFVNKSYTNIQADKSFSLVSSGEVAVNNDKALEYIYTSSSSNGLVKEHKALWFEKGNQAYVIMYSAPVDKYEANLAAADYIMSHIQFN
- a CDS encoding flavoprotein, whose translation is MIVLCVTGSVAASQAVKVAREFRRQGQEVKCFMSEAACEILHPNSMEFATGNDVVTELTGKIEHVKYSQEDLVLVAPATANTISKFAYKIADNPISTLLITAYGHDTPILFVPSMHDSMFRAIEDNIEKIKSEGSAYFMPPVMDEGKAKFPSTEDIVLESLRCINISKK
- the pheA gene encoding prephenate dehydratase — its product is MKEIVSFLGPKGTFSHEAASILGHDLVPFCTIPAVMESVESGQCAKGIVPIENSIEGPVGITLDSLAHEFDLNIIGEIVISINQNLIVNPGSKIEDIEDVYSHQQAISQCQSFISKHSLQPHYTVSTASAAKSIVGDKSKAAIGHVKSAELYDLEILESNIQDIDNNATRFVVLSKEETAPTGNDKTSIIFSIYEDHPGALYNILGIFEKYNINLTKIESRPSKQGLGKYLFFVDFYGHYKDDIIKKIIMDIDDDTYFFKVLGSYPEFR